From bacterium:
CAAGAGTTTTAGTGCTTTCCGATCTGTAATCAGTGATGAATTCCTTAATTGTTTGATACATAAATCATTTCCCTTAAGTGTTAAAATTTACGCAGCTTTTGACATGGAGATAGACCTAATCTATATACTTCGCCGCTAGCTATAGAGGATCAATCATGAAAGCAAAAGATATTCGCAAAGGCACAGTAATCATGTACAATAAGGCACCTCATCGTGTGCTCGATTTTCAACATCGTACTCCTGGAAATTTGCGTGCTTTCGTTCAGGCAACGCTGCGCAACGTACTTAGCGGCATTCAATGCGACACGCGCTTTAGCTCAACTGAAGATCTTGAGACGGCAGATGTTTTTAATTTAAAGGGTACATATCTTTATACTGATGACCTGGGCTCGCATTTCATGAACTCTGAGACTTACGAGCAAGTTACACTTTCTGCAGAATTAGTTGGCGAAGGCAGGTATTATCTTCAAGATGGCATGAGTGTCGATATTATGACTTTCGATGACCGTCCGATTGGAGTGAGTTTCCCTAAAACTGTGATCCTTACTGTAGTTGATACTCAACCAGAACTAAAAGGTGCTACAGCGAGCAATTCGCCAAAACCAGCAACTACAGACACTGGTTTGACCCTAAACGTGCCGGCTTTCGTTAAAATCGGTGAGAAAATTATTGTAGATACGACAACTGGCGAATACTTGAGTCGCGCTGAATAGTCGCCAGCGCGATTTTTTTTAGCAAGAGTTTAACTTACTTTACTGCATCAGATAGATCAGTGATAATTCCAACAGTACTTTCTAGTTCCCCTTTAGAATTAAGC
This genomic window contains:
- the efp gene encoding elongation factor P yields the protein MKAKDIRKGTVIMYNKAPHRVLDFQHRTPGNLRAFVQATLRNVLSGIQCDTRFSSTEDLETADVFNLKGTYLYTDDLGSHFMNSETYEQVTLSAELVGEGRYYLQDGMSVDIMTFDDRPIGVSFPKTVILTVVDTQPELKGATASNSPKPATTDTGLTLNVPAFVKIGEKIIVDTTTGEYLSRAE